From the Desulfosarcina sp. BuS5 genome, one window contains:
- a CDS encoding ATP-binding response regulator — MKKKILVVDDNRVLLNFIDRMLRKEGHEVAIAGDAFAALNILTDFVPDVMFIDFIMPTIDGDKLCQIVRKMRHMENCYIVFITAAAAELDFDYTKVGANACIAKGSFESVAGYIKDAIRESDMTHRNSIPKAIMGLESINARQMTKELLSRHRHLQTILERMAQGILEIQFDKVVYANSAAIAFFEMSYEDIIASYPPDLFEDGVRSDIEAIMNLNNSLSEFHNRDLNTELNGRQVLIESFPVGTEPTAILLITDVTHRKRLETKFNEFRRLEAIGTLAGGVAHDINNLLMGIQGNTSLMLLEIEKDDIHFNSVKSIERCVKKGSKLTKELLGFARGGKYLVRYIALNDLIEKNIYIFDDTNRIINLNKEYQDDLWAIEADEKQIEQVLETIFVNASQAIGTKRGEISIKTENISLTKNFTEQFEVEEGDYVKMSLADNGIGIDNSDKDRIFEPFFTTKEIGTGLGLAAAFGIIKNHYGIINFSSKKGQGTTFNIYLPAITQE; from the coding sequence ATGCTGAGAAAGGAAGGGCATGAGGTGGCTATCGCAGGCGACGCTTTTGCAGCTCTGAACATCCTGACTGATTTTGTTCCTGATGTAATGTTTATAGATTTTATAATGCCCACAATTGATGGTGATAAACTCTGCCAGATTGTTCGGAAAATGCGGCATATGGAGAATTGTTATATCGTTTTCATTACAGCAGCAGCAGCAGAGCTGGATTTTGACTATACAAAGGTAGGCGCGAATGCCTGCATTGCCAAAGGTTCTTTTGAATCTGTTGCCGGATATATCAAGGATGCAATCAGGGAGTCCGACATGACGCATAGAAACAGCATTCCCAAGGCAATTATGGGTCTTGAGTCTATAAATGCAAGGCAGATGACAAAAGAACTCCTTTCACGGCACCGCCATTTGCAGACGATTCTTGAAAGAATGGCCCAGGGAATCCTGGAAATTCAGTTCGATAAAGTCGTTTATGCAAATTCTGCCGCAATCGCCTTTTTCGAGATGTCATATGAAGATATCATTGCATCATATCCACCTGATTTATTTGAAGACGGTGTGCGATCTGACATTGAAGCCATCATGAATCTTAACAACAGTTTGTCAGAGTTTCATAACCGTGATTTAAACACGGAACTGAACGGCCGGCAAGTATTAATCGAGTCTTTTCCCGTGGGAACAGAACCTACAGCAATCCTTCTGATCACTGATGTTACCCATAGAAAACGTCTTGAAACCAAATTTAATGAATTCAGAAGACTGGAAGCCATAGGGACCCTGGCAGGGGGGGTTGCCCATGATATAAATAATCTGCTTATGGGAATACAGGGCAACACTTCACTAATGCTGCTTGAAATAGAAAAAGATGATATTCACTTTAATTCTGTTAAAAGTATTGAAAGATGTGTAAAAAAGGGCTCCAAGCTTACAAAAGAGCTCCTCGGTTTTGCCAGAGGTGGTAAATATCTTGTTCGGTATATAGCTTTAAACGACCTTATCGAAAAGAATATATATATATTTGATGATACAAACAGAATTATAAATCTCAATAAAGAGTATCAGGATGACTTATGGGCCATAGAAGCCGATGAGAAACAGATAGAGCAAGTGCTGGAAACTATCTTCGTGAACGCATCCCAGGCAATTGGGACAAAAAGAGGAGAGATCAGCATAAAAACAGAGAACATTTCCTTAACAAAAAATTTTACTGAACAATTTGAGGTTGAAGAGGGGGACTATGTAAAGATGTCTTTGGCGGATAACGGCATCGGCATAGATAATTCGGATAAGGATAGAATTTTTGAGCCATTTTTTACAACCAAAGAAATCGGCACCGGCTTGGGACTTGCGGCTGCTTTTGGTATAATAAAAAATCATTATGGTATCATAAACTTTTCAAGTAAAAAAGGCCAAGGTACTACTTTTAATATTTACTTGCCGGCGATTACCCAGGAGTAA
- a CDS encoding PAS domain-containing hybrid sensor histidine kinase/response regulator produces the protein MTNKIKKHSTGLMDRMVFIGCGLAAIYWILESLMTTLQNEGTSFLYNFIGYSADEIFARLLVFCFFLIFGSHAQYTINQRRKLDEALVKSEEKYRTIIENIEDGYYEADLEGFFSFVNDSMSRITGYSKEKLRTADFRLFTDDNNFIKLNDTFKNILQNVIDTALIDLTFIKPEGTESFVEASVYLKKDSRGRAKEFRGLIRDVTRRRQTEALKQEKAAAEAASRAKSEFLANMSHEIRTPLNSIIGLIELMSDSNLDAEQKEDLDVVLSAAYALLSIINDILDFSKIEAGRLELENIAVNLRNMIGDSLKIIAKNAHEKGLELAYRVAPDVPDYILGDSARLRQVLLNLAGNAVKFTEKGEVIVSVEAAMFTETKVDLVFSVIDTGIGIAEDKLDKVFSPFEQADSGTSRRFGGTGLGLAVSARLVELMGGTIRLESAPGKGSNFYFSISFDVSTDEKPDFQSNDLSGVRALVVDDNASSCNIITEMLESWNISAKSSLLTGEAKKILIDAANHGEPFDIVIIDFDLVNSEKSSLPEWIKRDDMVSANIIMMLTSSCHRNCKDLLDSYAKTRINKPVMPSDLLDAVMIALDLKKIEFGTEKKAFYPDPQVSHVLLHFLVAEDTPFNQKFIHRLLDRWGFNADIVENGYEVLEALKKKSYDLLLMDIQMPEMDGLEAARAVRKIEKEKGGHIPIIAMTAHTMKGDRELCINAGMDDYVSKPISSEILYQAIKALLPGRLSETNPSYKKAEKDVIFDKERLLEIFDNDWNFFKESVDMFQADYPDMIVAVKNALKESNSNALRRSAHALKGILGNFQAESAVEAAYHLEQMGTNGDFCEAENKFRQLEYVVDKFSKELSGFVEDIKV, from the coding sequence ATGACTAATAAAATAAAGAAACATAGTACAGGTTTGATGGACCGTATGGTTTTTATAGGATGCGGTCTGGCAGCTATTTATTGGATTCTTGAATCTTTGATGACTACCTTGCAGAATGAAGGGACATCATTTCTATACAATTTTATTGGGTATAGTGCCGATGAAATTTTTGCTCGCCTGCTGGTATTCTGTTTTTTCCTGATATTCGGTTCCCACGCTCAGTATACAATCAACCAGCGCAGAAAGCTTGACGAGGCACTGGTAAAAAGCGAGGAAAAATATAGAACAATTATTGAGAACATTGAAGATGGTTATTATGAAGCTGATCTTGAAGGCTTTTTTTCTTTTGTAAATGATTCCATGAGCAGGATTACAGGATATTCCAAAGAAAAGTTGAGGACTGCCGATTTCAGGCTTTTTACGGATGATAATAATTTTATAAAACTAAATGATACTTTTAAAAACATATTACAAAATGTCATAGATACTGCTTTAATAGATTTGACATTTATAAAACCTGAAGGAACGGAATCTTTTGTTGAGGCATCAGTTTATTTAAAAAAAGATTCCAGAGGCAGAGCAAAAGAATTCAGAGGGCTGATAAGGGATGTTACAAGACGCAGACAAACAGAAGCTTTAAAGCAGGAAAAAGCCGCGGCAGAGGCGGCCAGCAGGGCAAAGAGCGAATTTCTTGCAAACATGAGCCATGAGATAAGAACACCGCTAAATTCAATAATAGGCCTCATTGAGTTAATGTCTGATTCAAATCTTGATGCTGAACAAAAAGAAGATCTGGATGTTGTGCTGTCTGCGGCCTATGCGCTTCTTTCCATAATTAATGATATACTGGATTTTTCAAAAATTGAAGCCGGAAGACTGGAACTTGAGAACATAGCTGTAAACCTCAGGAACATGATCGGAGATTCTTTAAAAATAATTGCAAAAAATGCTCATGAAAAAGGGCTTGAACTTGCCTACCGGGTGGCACCTGACGTTCCTGATTACATATTGGGAGACTCTGCCCGATTAAGGCAGGTACTTTTAAACCTGGCGGGTAATGCAGTAAAATTCACTGAAAAAGGGGAGGTTATAGTCTCGGTTGAAGCGGCAATGTTTACAGAGACTAAAGTTGATCTTGTTTTTTCTGTTATAGATACTGGGATAGGTATTGCCGAAGATAAACTGGATAAGGTATTCAGCCCGTTTGAACAGGCGGACAGCGGCACATCAAGAAGGTTTGGAGGCACAGGACTCGGTCTGGCAGTATCTGCGCGGCTTGTGGAATTGATGGGTGGAACAATCCGGCTGGAAAGCGCCCCCGGCAAAGGGAGCAACTTTTATTTTAGCATTTCTTTTGATGTGTCGACAGACGAAAAGCCAGATTTTCAGTCTAATGATTTAAGCGGCGTCAGGGCCTTGGTAGTTGACGATAATGCTTCAAGCTGCAACATCATAACGGAGATGCTGGAAAGCTGGAATATTTCCGCAAAAAGTTCATTATTAACTGGGGAGGCAAAAAAAATATTAATAGATGCCGCTAACCATGGTGAACCCTTTGATATTGTGATAATCGATTTTGATTTGGTGAATTCTGAAAAAAGCAGTTTGCCGGAATGGATAAAAAGAGATGATATGGTTAGTGCAAACATAATCATGATGCTCACATCATCATGTCATCGTAACTGCAAGGATCTGCTCGACTCCTATGCAAAGACCAGAATCAACAAACCTGTAATGCCCTCAGATCTGCTCGATGCGGTAATGATTGCTCTCGATTTAAAAAAAATCGAATTTGGAACGGAGAAAAAAGCTTTTTACCCCGATCCCCAGGTTAGTCATGTGTTATTACATTTTCTTGTTGCCGAAGATACCCCCTTTAATCAGAAATTTATCCACCGTCTTCTTGATCGCTGGGGTTTTAATGCAGATATAGTTGAAAACGGTTATGAAGTCCTGGAGGCTTTGAAAAAAAAGAGTTACGACCTTCTGCTGATGGATATTCAAATGCCGGAGATGGATGGATTGGAAGCTGCCAGGGCTGTCAGGAAGATTGAGAAAGAAAAAGGCGGACATATACCGATTATTGCTATGACCGCACATACAATGAAAGGTGACCGTGAATTATGCATAAACGCGGGTATGGATGATTATGTATCAAAGCCCATCTCTTCTGAAATACTTTATCAAGCAATAAAAGCACTTTTGCCGGGAAGGTTGTCTGAAACAAATCCATCTTACAAAAAAGCAGAAAAGGATGTTATATTTGATAAAGAGAGACTCCTGGAAATATTTGATAACGACTGGAATTTTTTTAAAGAATCTGTAGATATGTTTCAGGCAGACTATCCTGATATGATCGTGGCTGTAAAAAATGCGTTAAAGGAAAGTAATTCCAATGCCCTTAGACGTTCGGCGCATGCGTTAAAAGGAATCTTGGGCAATTTTCAGGCGGAATCAGCTGTAGAAGCAGCTTATCATCTTGAACAAATGGGTACCAACGGAGACTTCTGCGAAGCAGAAAACAAATTCAGGCAACTTGAATACGTAGTAGATAAATTTTCAAAAGAACTGTCCGGGTTTGTTGAGGATATAAAGGTTTGA
- a CDS encoding HD-GYP domain-containing protein, translating to MNILAVDDEAVTLSRVKHYLKKWGYNILTAGNGVEALEKFLSEDIDIILTDWIMPEMDGPELIREIHNNSKRYVYIILLTSKRETDDLVSALSEAGADDYIVKPFNPEELQARVRVGERTVLLERKLREYNNDLENTVRMQTRIIRQTQEETIFRLLSALEARDKETGGHVRRIGLYSARLAKAAGWTQDKIDDILIAASMHDIGKIGVSDSILCKKGRLTEAEFEIIKSHTIIGGRILGNSKLPMLQIAHDIALYHHEKWDGSGYPCGLIGEQIPEAVCIVALVDVYDALGQGRIYRKALSEEAVLAKMYEERESHFNPDLFNIFTELIPEFRDIAKNNP from the coding sequence TTGAATATACTTGCCGTAGATGATGAGGCAGTAACGCTGAGCCGTGTTAAACATTATCTGAAAAAGTGGGGTTATAATATCTTGACCGCCGGAAATGGTGTTGAGGCGCTGGAAAAATTTTTATCCGAAGATATTGATATTATACTTACAGACTGGATAATGCCTGAAATGGATGGGCCCGAGTTGATAAGAGAAATACATAATAACAGTAAACGCTATGTATATATAATTTTATTAACATCAAAGAGGGAGACTGACGATCTTGTAAGTGCTCTTTCGGAAGCTGGAGCGGACGATTATATTGTCAAACCCTTTAATCCCGAAGAGTTGCAGGCACGGGTAAGGGTGGGTGAACGTACGGTTTTGCTGGAGAGAAAACTACGGGAGTACAATAATGACCTGGAAAATACAGTCCGAATGCAGACTCGAATTATTCGTCAGACCCAGGAAGAAACAATTTTCAGATTGCTTAGTGCCCTCGAAGCAAGAGATAAAGAAACAGGCGGTCATGTTAGAAGGATAGGACTTTACAGCGCCAGGTTAGCAAAAGCTGCGGGATGGACACAGGATAAGATTGATGATATTCTCATTGCCGCATCCATGCATGACATTGGCAAGATAGGAGTTTCCGATTCAATTTTATGCAAAAAGGGGAGGCTGACCGAAGCTGAGTTTGAGATTATAAAATCACATACAATAATCGGTGGACGGATTTTAGGTAATTCAAAACTTCCCATGCTTCAGATAGCGCATGATATTGCATTGTACCATCATGAAAAATGGGATGGATCCGGTTATCCTTGCGGACTAATCGGCGAGCAGATTCCTGAAGCAGTCTGTATCGTGGCTCTGGTTGATGTTTATGATGCCCTTGGACAGGGACGTATTTATCGCAAGGCTTTGAGTGAGGAAGCAGTTCTTGCCAAGATGTATGAAGAAAGAGAATCACATTTTAATCCGGATTTATTTAACATATTCACTGAATTAATACCTGAATTCAGAGATATTGCAAAGAATAACCCGTAA
- a CDS encoding CaiB/BaiF CoA transferase family protein: protein MAGPLKGLKIIDFSTLLPGPYATMALADLGADVLRIVSGSRPDLTDFMPPILPNTKISANGAWMGRGKRSITLNLKDKRAIKIVHQLLADYDIIVEQFRPGVMDRLGLGYSDLKKVNPAIIYGSLTGYGQTGPLSKKAGHDINYISRSGLMSYSGRNDTGPSLTGMQIADVASGSNNMIIAILSAVYYRSNTGKGQHLDISMMDGVVAFNAMTGAAFLAGGDEPLRESEFLNGGCLYDFYQTEDNKYLSFGGLESKFFSAFCKAIGCDDFIEGGVNPEGVQNIKKRVRKIISQKRLDDWMKIFDQVDACVEPVFTLEEAFSDPHIIERGLIIDVEIPGGGTVKQIANPIKFSETQPEYNTIGQPAGTHTKDVLKSLGYSENDVEEFEKTGLFS, encoded by the coding sequence ATGGCAGGACCTTTAAAAGGATTAAAAATAATAGATTTTTCAACTTTATTACCAGGGCCTTATGCAACAATGGCGCTGGCAGATCTCGGGGCTGATGTTTTGCGTATTGTATCTGGTTCCAGACCGGATCTTACCGATTTTATGCCCCCGATACTTCCAAATACAAAAATTTCAGCAAACGGAGCCTGGATGGGGCGTGGCAAACGTTCCATCACTCTTAATCTTAAAGATAAAAGGGCGATAAAAATAGTGCATCAGCTGCTTGCAGATTACGATATAATTGTTGAGCAGTTTCGGCCCGGTGTCATGGATAGATTGGGATTAGGTTATTCCGATCTGAAAAAGGTTAACCCGGCAATTATATACGGTTCACTCACAGGGTACGGTCAGACCGGCCCCTTGAGCAAGAAAGCCGGCCATGATATAAATTACATCTCCCGCTCAGGACTAATGAGCTATTCCGGTCGCAACGATACAGGGCCAAGCCTGACAGGCATGCAGATAGCAGATGTAGCATCCGGTTCAAACAACATGATTATTGCCATTCTTTCTGCAGTCTACTACAGGAGCAATACCGGGAAGGGGCAGCATCTTGACATCTCGATGATGGACGGTGTCGTCGCCTTTAATGCTATGACAGGTGCGGCATTTCTCGCTGGTGGAGATGAACCCTTAAGAGAATCGGAATTTTTGAATGGCGGCTGTCTTTATGATTTTTATCAGACTGAAGATAATAAGTATCTTAGTTTCGGAGGGCTGGAGTCTAAGTTTTTTTCAGCATTCTGCAAGGCAATCGGTTGCGATGATTTTATCGAAGGAGGTGTAAACCCTGAAGGGGTGCAAAACATCAAGAAGAGGGTTCGAAAAATTATCAGTCAAAAGAGACTTGATGACTGGATGAAAATTTTTGATCAAGTCGATGCGTGCGTTGAGCCTGTTTTTACACTTGAAGAAGCTTTCAGCGATCCCCATATAATTGAGCGGGGGCTGATCATAGATGTTGAAATTCCTGGAGGCGGCACTGTAAAACAGATTGCAAATCCGATCAAGTTTTCCGAGACTCAGCCTGAGTATAACACCATCGGCCAACCGGCAGGTACACACACAAAAGATGTTTTGAAGTCACTTGGATATTCTGAAAATGATGTGGAAGAATTTGAAAAGACAGGTCTTTTTTCTTAG
- a CDS encoding DUF1538 domain-containing protein, translated as MPQKTEPRYFIRTITGRFFGKLKEAGRDLLPIILVIVFFQLAILRQPFPDLLEVLMGTTLVVIGLMLFVQGLEMGLFPIGENLAVAFAQKGSLVWLLLFGFGLGFSTTVAEPALIAITQEAAKVAAQADIIAPGANDRAYYALGLRFTVAVSVGLAIAIGIIRILRGWPVHYLIIAGYMIVVLMTLIAPKEIVGIAYDSGGVTTSTITVPLVTALGVGLASSIRGRNHMMDGFGMIAFASLLPVIFVLGFGMIVFGVKVPW; from the coding sequence GTGCCTCAAAAAACTGAACCCCGATATTTTATCCGCACAATCACCGGGAGGTTCTTTGGAAAGCTGAAAGAAGCCGGCCGAGACCTGTTGCCTATAATCCTGGTCATCGTCTTTTTTCAGCTTGCCATACTTCGCCAGCCGTTTCCGGACCTCCTTGAGGTGCTTATGGGCACGACCTTAGTGGTAATCGGCCTCATGCTGTTTGTTCAGGGCCTTGAAATGGGCCTGTTTCCGATCGGGGAGAATCTTGCCGTCGCTTTTGCACAAAAAGGGAGTCTGGTCTGGTTGCTGCTCTTTGGATTCGGCTTAGGGTTTTCCACCACCGTGGCCGAGCCCGCCCTGATTGCCATCACCCAGGAAGCCGCAAAAGTGGCGGCTCAAGCGGACATTATCGCGCCTGGCGCAAACGACAGGGCATACTATGCCCTGGGCTTGCGCTTTACGGTGGCTGTCTCAGTGGGGCTGGCTATCGCAATTGGCATAATACGTATCCTGCGCGGCTGGCCTGTTCATTATCTGATTATCGCCGGCTACATGATTGTCGTTTTGATGACTTTAATAGCACCTAAGGAAATTGTGGGTATTGCCTATGACTCCGGAGGCGTCACCACTTCCACGATCACAGTGCCCCTTGTCACCGCCCTGGGGGTCGGCCTTGCTTCATCTATCCGGGGTCGCAACCACATGATGGACGGTTTTGGCATGATTGCCTTTGCCTCACTGCTTCCTGTGATTTTTGTTCTTGGCTTTGGTATGATAGTATTTGGTGTTAAAGTGCCATGGTAG